In the genome of Massilia sp. PAMC28688, one region contains:
- a CDS encoding Ig-like domain-containing protein, with product MLFDGAALVAWDAADAPAMPDPAIAAAPAELVFISPEVLDIDAIVQAFGPSAEVITLDAGSDGLDQISRALEGRSGVGAIHLVAHGAPGFIALPGQPLNGATLDARAAQVALWSQALTADADILVYGCDVAASEGGLALLGQLAALTGADVAASTDDTGGGNWTLEFSTGAIDTQAVFSAGRGDPATYAPRLATIDLGGNTGWTTIMVGAGRDPYGDSQAGAADTDIIGDATHGSLYTAYDDKGTASVADDTLVFRMRIDNPTSSTNFGGVAIVGMDANLDGRIDLFFSVDGRNNGQAVRLLDPGTGANLSPSTTSTSALPTGWLPNNGVYGFTPGTYSVVAVSAATDPNWGPSTLGGSASDLTGRGGTDVFVSWRVPIADIALVLAKPSPTDRSGTGPRGSTGIAGYGKDTVVQYISFTQTQTGPINGDLNGVGPSYDKNASFASLGTFTSPMSASNPVPDGLSVTIREPVGDGLLAGAGAGSEASSVTLHGTTKASIGSTVALAISDGAGGSTTASATVVAGINGLNTWSVGGVDLSGLAEGTLTITASVVNNGVTASDSASVMLDKTGPLVGITQLAGTTAGRPLLSGTTDLPDGAQLTLTLDPDNNAASANLVYQVLVSGGAWTLNTATATPLSGSMPAAGLTPTTKITATAVDAAGNRSGAVALNVPTVTSQVTGSTLPVIGGAWTNIAGDAISVRLYADNGGSPGALLAVYTPSLAADSWSVNLATASMEGGGTLGALAPDALYHVVATVARGGSSVSDTSSGELAIVGGPAIAIHDHDGADDGAATSGVARPVFSGTSTVISGFINLLIDPAGNGTGDQIRYAVATDAAGNWTLDTSIAQPVAGFMPVAGLSGAALVTVTTPLDASGQSATDTLALDTVIAGIRIGTSALDASGVESVIANGGAESIIIAGDRIFNKAEDNAVVVSGSTTNVAVGSTVTITVSDGITTLSKAATVAADGSFTLAGDAFDVSGLKDTSLVFTASAGGASAVKVASHDAIAPQIVLTTPSTVKASSATAFGNVALPAGSIVRIWTSIDATVLNATVDANGDFSALLTLPNGNGNVTIYAASTATDVAGNKVMQTSQTVAYQNPNLSPPAISVVGVTGTGGADTTITSGEIGGGITISGTVAGTATSASGTIVVTVSDGSITRTSGEAGMALTRSGYNWSLAMAAHLVDDFNNGTLVITAQLTDHISGGGGGTTFIVKDVAQPTLLLVTGTPSISITTPIDANGIINAAEDDAVTISGYAVNATGGLVTVTVSDGDASTIDPTATASVGTDGRWSVTGMNLSPLKDGSLTVSAVVDPDRNAATSNSASTSATVWHDKTAPLLHITSAATVGNANPFISGTSTDLAAGTEVTVTINTDRAGAPEATYTTTVQADGSWRVASQVATPVNSLITVSASDAAGNAAQVSATAVAMLSSDTGGSASDFITATRALSFGGYAGAGQTVTVSLNGGQIGSPVTAGADGAWTLNYTGVQLANGSYTLQASTVSAGGTALATQVVVIDSRTVAIGAVSLDSGASAADYITADASLIISGSATSGAEVTVWATDSSGTEVFRQLAGATGGVWSIDRSGSALADGVYTLRASVTDASGLTTTVSQALVIDTRAQMGLTTNYRSADSTPILSGTSDIGSGRAISVTVAVAGGGSYTYATSVGTDGTWRVDTGSVVPAGQGAIVTYADGAALTISASGSDIAGNVASASKAMIIDLAAPVIGITTHLDYTGANTPDGTLSAAEDTAVILRGTTVNVADGSVIALTITDGTITYADTAVVSGNAWQVPALNLRALANGTISVTAIYIDDSGTPFSALATVLHDKTLTGNSVSIDSISTDTGVAGDFVTSDNTLVFRGGAAAGANVSVRLATGSGNVFSTSVQADSAGNWSVDYQASALGDGSYTLAAQVGAGAIASQAIVIDTAAPLGAVTVDSPVVTSDSTPRLTGSAVLGAGQGLTVTVNGRTYTAGDGQLSLAGTAWTLDIPAAHALAIGGPNAGFDGVYQVVARITDLAGNAVTDASSNELTVADASAPVVDLDPSDGATINHSVTSTMGAAVSLDDNADPLTVVEAGNRLPRLTLTAGGILDGASEKLIFGSTVAAADGSDATAALGDIVVGGVRVAISFAAGSFTIERHTFTPLTAAEAQAVLRDIQYRNDLAGAATAGVRTFGLGAVDDLSNSAVLASVAVSVTAAVAAPAHTVVIATLADDVAPLTGSVSNGGVTNDTAPVLAGSVSAPLGVHEVVALYRDGVRIGTAAVTGTSWSYADSALADGASYSYSARVENTATTASGAASAAYVITIDTSAPAQTLDVVSMSRDTGTAHDFITADGAAGRTVSGTLSAPLGSGEVLEMSADGGATWQAASVTGTAWTVLDSATHTGNWTIIGRVTDAAGNASVAGTRSVVLQVAPAQGVSIISVTDDVAPLAGIVADGGVTNDQAPLLAGSLSAPLAANEVLAVYRNGVRVGSAAVTGLSWEYADAMLADGASYRYSAVVENTVTAASGTASATYLITVDASAPLHVVSIGAMTRDTGQAGDFVTSDGNAGRVVTGSLSAPLAAGEMLEVSMDGGASWAAASVTGSSWQATDAMAHGANWMIQARVVDAAGNPGPLAVRQVTLAPPEVTPPEPPPAVTPPVEPPVVAPPVAPPVVEPPVVEPPAVTPPVVTPPVVEPPAVTPPVVTPPVTPPVVTPPVTPPVVTPPVTPPVVRVPIVVTTPEPVSQVPVAPAAPVPPVAGVTQAAPVPAFASPAAALSDAAPAALDTSALAPGAALVANGIPAPGVQAVALFAQAAAPAMVFDIDTGNAAFGSSGALSTLRGTDIGAGFAISVRQSEGAALGKDALKLVSAVVKIEAGLVPDSDLLELSIASPNITATYDPSTGTLTLAGAASAAEYEQVIQGVKLREADGGDVKDKRTIRFTIKAEGGQTQSGTKEYRGPGSAPSAAVDAVKPGKPGFMAQIAKAAARQTEGRDKLVALANRPS from the coding sequence ATGCTGTTTGACGGCGCCGCGCTGGTGGCCTGGGATGCGGCCGACGCACCTGCCATGCCGGATCCGGCCATCGCCGCCGCGCCCGCCGAACTGGTCTTCATTTCACCCGAAGTGCTCGACATCGATGCCATTGTCCAGGCCTTCGGTCCTTCGGCCGAGGTCATCACGCTCGATGCCGGCAGCGACGGCCTTGACCAGATCAGCCGGGCGCTGGAAGGGCGCAGCGGCGTGGGCGCCATTCACCTGGTGGCGCACGGCGCGCCCGGCTTCATTGCGCTGCCCGGCCAGCCGCTCAACGGCGCCACGCTCGACGCGCGCGCCGCGCAGGTGGCCCTGTGGTCGCAGGCGCTGACGGCCGATGCTGACATCCTGGTCTATGGCTGCGACGTGGCAGCCTCCGAAGGCGGGCTGGCACTGCTGGGACAATTGGCGGCGCTGACCGGCGCCGATGTCGCCGCTTCCACCGACGACACCGGTGGCGGCAACTGGACGCTTGAATTTTCCACCGGCGCGATCGACACCCAGGCCGTCTTTTCGGCCGGCCGCGGCGACCCTGCCACCTATGCCCCGCGCCTGGCAACCATTGACCTGGGCGGCAATACCGGCTGGACCACGATCATGGTCGGCGCCGGACGCGACCCGTATGGCGACAGCCAGGCCGGCGCCGCCGACACCGACATCATTGGCGACGCCACCCACGGTTCGCTGTACACGGCCTACGACGACAAGGGGACGGCCAGTGTGGCCGACGACACGCTGGTATTTCGCATGCGTATCGACAATCCCACCAGCAGCACCAATTTTGGCGGTGTGGCCATTGTCGGCATGGATGCCAACCTGGACGGCAGGATCGACCTGTTCTTTTCGGTCGATGGCCGCAACAACGGCCAGGCCGTGCGCCTGCTCGATCCGGGCACCGGCGCCAACCTGTCACCAAGCACCACGTCCACCTCGGCGCTGCCAACCGGCTGGCTGCCCAATAACGGGGTGTATGGATTCACACCCGGCACCTATTCAGTGGTGGCGGTATCGGCTGCCACCGACCCCAACTGGGGCCCATCGACCCTGGGCGGCAGCGCCAGCGATCTGACCGGGCGTGGCGGGACCGATGTCTTTGTCAGCTGGCGCGTGCCGATTGCCGACATCGCGCTGGTGCTGGCCAAGCCTTCACCGACCGATCGCAGCGGCACCGGTCCGCGCGGCAGTACCGGCATTGCCGGCTATGGCAAGGACACCGTCGTCCAGTACATCAGCTTTACCCAGACCCAGACCGGCCCAATCAACGGTGACCTGAATGGGGTGGGGCCAAGTTACGACAAGAACGCCAGTTTCGCCTCGCTCGGCACGTTCACCTCGCCCATGTCGGCCAGTAACCCGGTGCCGGACGGTTTGTCGGTGACGATCCGCGAACCGGTCGGCGATGGGCTGCTGGCCGGGGCTGGCGCCGGCAGCGAGGCTTCCAGCGTGACGCTGCACGGCACCACCAAGGCCAGCATCGGCTCCACGGTGGCCCTGGCCATCAGCGACGGCGCTGGCGGCAGCACGACGGCCAGTGCCACCGTGGTAGCCGGCATCAATGGTCTGAACACATGGAGCGTGGGCGGCGTGGACCTGTCCGGGCTGGCCGAAGGCACGCTCACCATTACCGCATCCGTGGTCAATAATGGCGTCACTGCCAGTGACAGCGCCAGCGTGATGCTGGACAAAACCGGCCCCCTGGTCGGGATCACCCAGCTGGCCGGCACCACCGCCGGCAGGCCGCTACTGAGCGGCACCACGGACTTGCCCGACGGTGCCCAGCTGACCCTGACGCTCGACCCGGACAACAATGCCGCCAGCGCCAATCTGGTGTACCAGGTGCTTGTCTCGGGCGGCGCCTGGACCCTCAATACCGCCACCGCCACGCCGCTGTCGGGCAGCATGCCGGCGGCCGGGCTCACCCCCACCACCAAGATCACGGCCACCGCCGTTGATGCGGCCGGCAACCGCAGCGGCGCAGTGGCGCTGAACGTGCCAACCGTGACCAGCCAGGTGACCGGTTCCACGCTGCCCGTCATTGGAGGGGCCTGGACCAATATCGCCGGCGATGCGATCAGCGTGCGCCTGTATGCCGATAACGGCGGCAGCCCCGGCGCACTGCTGGCCGTGTACACACCTTCGCTTGCCGCTGACAGCTGGAGTGTGAACCTGGCCACGGCCAGCATGGAAGGCGGCGGCACGCTGGGCGCACTGGCGCCGGATGCGCTGTATCACGTGGTGGCGACGGTGGCGCGCGGGGGCAGCAGCGTGAGTGACACCAGCAGCGGCGAGCTGGCCATTGTCGGCGGCCCAGCCATCGCCATCCATGACCATGACGGTGCCGACGATGGCGCCGCCACGTCGGGCGTCGCGCGGCCGGTCTTTTCCGGCACCTCCACCGTCATCAGCGGTTTCATCAACCTGCTGATCGACCCTGCCGGCAACGGCACCGGTGACCAGATCCGCTACGCGGTTGCCACCGACGCTGCTGGCAACTGGACGCTCGACACCAGCATTGCCCAGCCGGTGGCGGGCTTCATGCCGGTCGCGGGCCTGTCCGGCGCCGCCCTGGTCACCGTGACCACCCCGCTCGACGCCAGCGGCCAGAGCGCCACCGACACGCTGGCACTTGACACCGTCATCGCCGGTATCCGCATCGGCACCTCGGCGCTTGACGCCAGCGGCGTGGAGTCGGTCATTGCCAACGGTGGGGCCGAGTCCATCATCATCGCCGGCGACCGTATCTTCAACAAGGCCGAGGACAATGCCGTGGTGGTCAGCGGCAGTACCACCAACGTCGCCGTCGGCAGCACGGTGACGATCACCGTCAGCGATGGCATCACCACGTTGAGCAAGGCCGCGACGGTGGCCGCCGATGGCAGCTTCACGCTGGCCGGCGATGCGTTCGATGTGTCGGGCCTGAAGGATACCTCGCTCGTGTTTACTGCCAGCGCAGGCGGCGCCTCGGCGGTCAAGGTGGCCTCGCACGATGCCATCGCCCCGCAGATCGTGCTCACCACACCGTCCACGGTCAAGGCCTCGTCGGCCACGGCTTTTGGCAACGTGGCCCTGCCGGCCGGCTCCATCGTGCGCATCTGGACCAGCATCGACGCCACCGTCCTCAATGCCACGGTGGACGCGAATGGCGATTTTTCCGCCTTGCTGACCCTGCCCAACGGTAATGGCAACGTGACCATCTATGCCGCCTCCACGGCCACTGACGTCGCTGGCAACAAGGTGATGCAGACTTCCCAGACCGTGGCGTACCAGAATCCCAACCTGTCACCGCCTGCCATCAGCGTGGTGGGCGTGACCGGCACCGGCGGTGCCGACACCACCATTACTTCGGGCGAGATTGGCGGGGGCATTACCATCAGCGGGACCGTCGCCGGCACCGCCACGTCAGCCAGCGGCACGATTGTCGTTACCGTCAGCGATGGCAGCATCACCAGGACCAGCGGCGAGGCCGGCATGGCGCTCACGCGCTCGGGCTACAACTGGAGCCTGGCCATGGCTGCCCACCTGGTCGATGACTTCAACAATGGCACACTGGTCATCACGGCCCAGCTGACCGACCATATCAGCGGCGGTGGTGGCGGTACCACGTTCATCGTCAAGGACGTGGCGCAGCCTACGCTGCTGCTGGTGACCGGCACCCCCTCGATATCGATCACCACGCCGATCGATGCCAATGGAATCATCAACGCTGCCGAAGACGACGCCGTGACCATCAGCGGCTACGCAGTCAACGCCACCGGCGGCCTGGTCACCGTGACCGTGTCCGACGGTGACGCGAGCACCATCGATCCCACCGCTACGGCCAGCGTCGGCACCGACGGCCGGTGGTCGGTGACGGGCATGAACCTGTCGCCGCTCAAGGATGGTTCGCTCACCGTGTCGGCAGTGGTGGACCCGGATCGCAATGCCGCCACCAGCAACAGCGCCAGCACCAGCGCCACCGTCTGGCACGACAAGACCGCGCCGCTGCTGCACATTACTTCGGCGGCCACGGTTGGCAATGCCAATCCCTTCATCAGCGGTACCAGCACCGACCTGGCTGCCGGAACCGAGGTGACGGTCACCATCAACACCGACCGCGCCGGCGCGCCGGAGGCCACCTATACCACCACCGTGCAGGCCGACGGCAGCTGGCGCGTGGCCTCACAGGTAGCCACCCCGGTCAACAGCCTCATTACCGTCAGCGCCTCGGACGCAGCCGGCAATGCGGCCCAGGTCAGCGCCACCGCCGTTGCCATGCTCTCGAGCGATACGGGCGGCAGCGCCAGCGATTTCATCACCGCGACCCGTGCCCTGTCATTTGGCGGCTACGCCGGTGCAGGCCAGACCGTTACCGTCAGCCTCAATGGCGGCCAGATCGGCAGTCCCGTGACGGCCGGCGCTGACGGCGCGTGGACGCTGAACTACACCGGGGTGCAGCTGGCCAACGGCAGCTATACACTGCAGGCGAGCACCGTTTCGGCAGGTGGCACGGCGCTCGCCACCCAGGTCGTGGTGATCGATTCCAGGACAGTGGCTATTGGCGCCGTCTCGCTTGACAGCGGCGCCAGCGCGGCCGACTACATCACCGCCGATGCCAGCCTGATCATCAGCGGCAGCGCCACCAGCGGCGCCGAGGTGACCGTATGGGCCACCGACAGCAGCGGCACTGAAGTATTTCGCCAGCTGGCCGGCGCCACCGGCGGCGTCTGGAGTATCGACCGCAGCGGCAGCGCGCTGGCCGATGGCGTGTACACGCTGCGCGCCTCGGTCACCGATGCTTCTGGCCTCACCACCACGGTAAGCCAGGCGCTGGTCATCGACACCCGGGCGCAGATGGGCCTGACCACCAACTACCGCAGCGCCGACAGCACGCCCATACTGTCCGGTACCAGCGATATCGGCAGCGGGCGCGCCATCAGCGTGACCGTGGCCGTTGCCGGGGGCGGCAGCTACACCTATGCCACCAGCGTGGGCACCGACGGCACCTGGCGCGTGGACACGGGCAGCGTGGTGCCGGCCGGGCAGGGCGCCATTGTCACCTATGCCGATGGCGCGGCGCTGACCATCAGCGCCAGTGGCAGCGACATTGCCGGCAACGTGGCCTCGGCCAGCAAGGCGATGATCATCGACCTGGCGGCGCCGGTCATCGGCATTACCACGCACCTGGACTACACCGGTGCCAACACGCCGGACGGCACCCTCAGCGCGGCCGAGGATACGGCCGTCATCCTGCGGGGTACCACGGTCAATGTCGCCGACGGCAGCGTGATTGCACTGACCATCACCGACGGCACCATCACCTACGCCGATACGGCCGTCGTCAGCGGCAACGCCTGGCAGGTACCGGCGCTCAATCTGCGCGCCCTGGCCAACGGGACCATCAGCGTGACGGCCATCTACATCGATGACAGCGGCACGCCGTTTTCGGCGCTGGCCACCGTCCTGCACGACAAAACTTTGACCGGCAACAGCGTGAGCATCGACAGCATCAGCACCGACACGGGCGTGGCCGGCGACTTCGTCACCAGCGACAATACGCTCGTGTTCCGCGGTGGTGCGGCGGCCGGCGCGAACGTCAGCGTGCGCCTGGCCACGGGAAGTGGCAACGTGTTTTCCACCTCGGTGCAGGCCGATTCTGCGGGCAACTGGAGTGTCGATTACCAGGCCAGTGCCCTGGGCGACGGCAGTTACACCCTGGCCGCCCAGGTGGGTGCCGGCGCCATTGCGTCGCAAGCCATCGTAATCGACACTGCCGCGCCGCTTGGCGCGGTCACCGTCGACAGCCCGGTGGTCACGTCCGACAGCACGCCGCGCCTGACGGGCAGCGCGGTACTGGGCGCAGGCCAGGGCCTGACGGTCACGGTCAATGGCAGAACCTACACGGCAGGAGATGGCCAGCTGTCGCTGGCCGGTACGGCCTGGACGCTCGACATACCCGCTGCCCATGCGCTGGCAATTGGCGGCCCGAACGCCGGTTTCGACGGCGTCTACCAGGTTGTGGCGAGGATCACCGACCTGGCGGGCAATGCCGTCACTGACGCCAGCAGCAATGAACTGACGGTGGCAGATGCCTCGGCCCCGGTGGTCGACCTGGATCCGTCCGATGGCGCGACCATCAATCACAGCGTCACCAGCACCATGGGCGCAGCCGTGAGCCTGGACGACAATGCGGACCCACTGACCGTGGTCGAAGCAGGCAACCGCCTGCCGCGCCTGACGCTGACAGCTGGCGGCATCCTGGACGGTGCCAGCGAAAAGCTCATTTTCGGCAGCACCGTGGCCGCGGCCGATGGCAGCGATGCCACGGCTGCGCTGGGCGATATCGTGGTCGGCGGCGTGCGGGTTGCCATTTCCTTCGCCGCCGGCAGCTTCACCATCGAGCGCCATACGTTCACTCCCTTGACCGCCGCCGAAGCGCAGGCGGTCCTGCGCGATATTCAGTACAGGAACGACCTGGCAGGGGCGGCGACGGCCGGCGTGCGCACCTTTGGACTGGGAGCTGTCGATGACCTGTCCAACAGCGCCGTGCTGGCCAGTGTCGCAGTGAGCGTCACTGCGGCCGTGGCCGCACCGGCGCATACTGTCGTCATCGCCACGCTTGCCGATGATGTGGCCCCGCTGACGGGCAGCGTCAGCAATGGCGGCGTCACCAACGATACCGCGCCTGTACTCGCCGGCAGCGTGTCGGCGCCGCTCGGCGTGCACGAGGTGGTGGCGCTTTACCGCGACGGTGTGCGCATCGGCACTGCCGCCGTCACGGGCACCAGCTGGTCCTACGCCGACAGCGCCCTGGCCGACGGCGCTTCCTACAGCTACAGCGCGCGGGTGGAAAACACGGCAACGACAGCCAGCGGCGCCGCATCGGCAGCCTATGTCATCACCATCGATACCAGCGCGCCCGCACAGACGCTGGACGTGGTGTCCATGTCGCGTGACACCGGGACTGCACACGACTTCATCACCGCAGATGGCGCCGCCGGCCGCACCGTCAGCGGTACCCTCTCGGCGCCGCTTGGCAGCGGCGAGGTACTCGAAATGAGCGCGGACGGTGGCGCGACCTGGCAGGCGGCCAGCGTGACCGGGACCGCATGGACAGTGCTCGACAGTGCAACCCACACCGGCAACTGGACCATCATCGGCCGCGTCACCGACGCTGCCGGCAATGCCTCCGTGGCCGGCACGCGATCCGTGGTCTTGCAGGTGGCTCCGGCGCAGGGTGTGAGCATCATCAGTGTTACCGATGACGTGGCGCCGCTGGCCGGAATCGTCGCCGACGGCGGCGTGACGAACGACCAGGCGCCGCTGCTGGCAGGCAGCCTGTCGGCCCCGCTCGCGGCCAATGAAGTACTGGCGGTGTATCGCAATGGTGTGCGCGTGGGCAGCGCTGCAGTCACTGGCCTGTCGTGGGAATATGCCGATGCCATGCTGGCCGATGGCGCAAGCTATCGCTACAGCGCGGTGGTGGAAAATACCGTGACGGCCGCCAGCGGCACGGCGTCCGCGACGTACCTCATTACCGTGGACGCGAGCGCGCCGCTGCACGTAGTGAGCATCGGCGCCATGACGCGCGATACCGGGCAGGCAGGCGACTTTGTCACCAGCGACGGCAATGCCGGCCGCGTCGTGACGGGCAGCCTGTCGGCGCCGCTCGCAGCCGGCGAGATGCTGGAAGTGAGCATGGATGGCGGTGCCAGCTGGGCTGCGGCCAGCGTGACGGGCAGCAGCTGGCAGGCGACCGATGCCATGGCACATGGCGCCAACTGGATGATCCAGGCGCGTGTCGTGGATGCGGCCGGAAATCCCGGGCCGCTCGCTGTCCGGCAAGTCACGCTGGCGCCGCCGGAGGTGACGCCACCAGAACCGCCGCCAGCGGTGACGCCACCGGTGGAGCCACCGGTCGTTGCGCCGCCTGTGGCGCCTCCGGTGGTGGAGCCGCCGGTCGTGGAACCGCCCGCTGTCACGCCACCGGTGGTCACGCCTCCGGTAGTGGAGCCGCCCGCAGTCACGCCGCCGGTCGTTACGCCTCCGGTCACGCCGCCGGTCGTTACGCCTCCGGTCACGCCACCGGTCGTTACGCCGCCGGTGACACCGCCAGTGGTCAGGGTCCCGATCGTCGTCACCACCCCGGAGCCGGTGAGCCAGGTGCCTGTCGCCCCGGCTGCCCCTGTGCCGCCGGTCGCCGGCGTGACACAGGCGGCGCCCGTTCCCGCGTTTGCATCGCCTGCAGCGGCACTTTCGGATGCCGCCCCGGCTGCGCTGGACACCAGTGCGCTGGCGCCGGGAGCGGCGCTGGTTGCGAACGGCATCCCCGCGCCAGGGGTGCAGGCAGTGGCCCTGTTCGCGCAGGCGGCCGCGCCGGCAATGGTGTTCGATATCGACACCGGCAATGCCGCATTCGGCAGCAGCGGCGCCTTGTCGACCTTGCGCGGCACCGACATTGGCGCCGGCTTCGCGATCAGCGTGCGCCAGTCCGAGGGAGCGGCGCTTGGCAAGGATGCGCTCAAGCTGGTCTCTGCGGTGGTCAAGATTGAAGCGGGCCTGGTACCCGACAGCGACTTGCTGGAGCTGTCCATCGCTTCGCCCAACATCACCGCCACCTACGACCCGTCTACCGGCACGCTGACGCTGGCCGGCGCTGCCAGCGCGGCTGAATACGAACAGGTGATCCAGGGCGTGAAGCTGCGCGAAGCCGATGGCGGCGACGTCAAGGACAAACGCACGATCCGCTTTACGATCAAGGCAGAAGGCGGCCAGACCCAGAGCGGAACCAAGGAATACCGCGGCCCGGGCAGTGCGCCTTCGGCCGCCGTCGATGCCGTCAAGCCGGGCAAACCGGGCTTCATGGCGCAGATTGCAAAGGCCGCCGCCAGGCAGACCGAGGGCCGCGACAAGCTGGTGGCCCTCGCCAATCGCCCATCATGA
- a CDS encoding TolC family protein, with the protein MFKKILPLAVAAALTSGCTVVPLASTSGERQARVTQDQAAMFRDQEPVSGELSFADVLARAYKYNLETRVKLMENALARSQLDLGFYDMLPRLTAAAGYTTRSNDPGGTAMNLRTGQVQTDVSVAQERTRHTEQLTLSWNALDFGLSYVRAQQSANQVLIAEERRRKTMQNITQEVYTAYWRALAAQRFSADIDRLHGVAEAALADSQRIEEKRLMPPMQALVYQRGLLEIVQQLRLRRNELEGARMELAALMNLRPGAAFRLKDDGAEPALPPAMDAAAITRMEDHALMHRAELREEDYRKRNSALEMRKAVLSVLPGLSFDTGLQHDSNKYLYNNSWYESGLRVSFNLFKAFSLPAARRQHEAQMKVDDMRRAALGMAVMTQVRISAERYRQTVEEYTLAQRLDGIDQRINAQMANAVKSSSESELEAIRAQVRSVLSSLQRAYSQASMQAAHARMLNSIGVDLAVPQQAGSLAEFSTSLDQGLKNWTVDGIVGGGAK; encoded by the coding sequence ATGTTCAAGAAAATTTTGCCGCTTGCCGTTGCCGCCGCCCTGACCAGTGGCTGCACGGTGGTCCCGCTGGCCAGTACTTCCGGCGAGCGCCAGGCGCGGGTGACGCAGGACCAGGCGGCCATGTTCCGCGACCAGGAACCGGTGAGCGGTGAGCTCAGTTTTGCCGATGTGCTGGCACGCGCCTACAAGTACAACCTGGAGACGCGCGTCAAGCTGATGGAAAACGCGCTCGCGCGCAGCCAGCTCGATCTCGGTTTTTACGACATGCTGCCGCGCCTGACCGCAGCGGCGGGCTACACCACCCGCAGCAATGACCCCGGCGGCACGGCCATGAACCTGCGCACCGGCCAGGTGCAGACCGATGTCTCGGTGGCGCAGGAACGCACGCGCCACACCGAGCAGCTGACGCTGTCGTGGAATGCCCTTGACTTCGGCCTGTCGTACGTGCGCGCGCAGCAAAGCGCCAACCAGGTGCTCATTGCCGAGGAGCGCCGCCGCAAGACCATGCAGAACATCACCCAGGAAGTGTATACCGCCTACTGGCGTGCGCTGGCCGCGCAGCGCTTCTCGGCCGACATCGACCGCCTGCATGGCGTGGCCGAAGCGGCGCTCGCGGACTCGCAGCGCATCGAGGAAAAGCGCCTGATGCCGCCGATGCAGGCGCTGGTCTACCAGCGCGGCCTGCTGGAGATCGTGCAGCAGCTGCGCCTGCGCCGCAACGAGCTTGAGGGGGCGCGCATGGAGCTCGCCGCGCTCATGAACCTGCGTCCCGGCGCCGCCTTTCGCCTGAAGGACGATGGCGCCGAGCCGGCGCTGCCGCCTGCCATGGACGCCGCAGCCATCACACGCATGGAAGACCATGCGCTCATGCACCGCGCCGAACTGCGCGAGGAAGACTACCGCAAGCGCAACAGCGCCCTGGAAATGCGCAAGGCGGTGCTGTCGGTGCTGCCGGGCCTGTCGTTTGACACCGGTCTGCAGCATGATTCGAACAAGTACCTGTACAACAATAGCTGGTATGAATCGGGCCTGCGTGTGTCGTTCAACCTGTTCAAGGCCTTTTCGCTGCCGGCGGCCAGGCGCCAGCACGAGGCGCAGATGAAGGTGGACGACATGCGCCGCGCCGCGCTGGGCATGGCGGTGATGACGCAGGTGCGCATCTCGGCCGAGCGCTACCGGCAAACGGTGGAGGAGTACACGCTGGCGCAGCGCCTGGATGGCATCGACCAGCGCATCAACGCCCAGATGGCCAATGCGGTCAAGAGTTCGTCCGAGAGCGAGCTCGAAGCAATCCGCGCCCAGGTGCGCTCTGTGCTTTCGAGCCTGCAGCGCGCTTATTCGCAGGCATCGATGCAGGCGGCGCATGCACGCATGCTCAATTCCATCGGCGTGGATCTGGCCGTGCCGCAGCAGGCCGGGAGCCTGGCCGAATTTTCCACCAGCCTTGACCAGGGTCTGAAGAACTGGACGGTTGACGGCATCGTGGGCGGAGGCGCCAAATGA
- a CDS encoding efflux RND transporter periplasmic adaptor subunit: MMRSLQVGACVMALALPAAAQVRQAAPPADAIRVLLVAENEAVISSQVAARVVSLPAALGSRVRKGDILVRFDCAEQAARLNMSEAELLSARETNASKQELKAYRSASELDVRLAQAAVTKAQAQVNVVKAQMGYCSISAPFSARLVKLRVRAHETVAAGQPLLDLVDNSSFRFQLHVPSRWLSWLGEGTAFNITVDETGKTYPAKVKVINGRVDPASRTVELTGVIAGKHPELIAGMSGSARFNER, encoded by the coding sequence ATGATGCGTTCGCTGCAGGTGGGCGCGTGCGTGATGGCGCTGGCACTGCCGGCGGCGGCCCAGGTGCGCCAGGCCGCACCGCCGGCCGATGCCATCCGCGTGCTGCTGGTGGCGGAAAACGAAGCCGTCATCTCCAGCCAGGTGGCCGCGCGCGTGGTATCGCTGCCCGCTGCCCTGGGCAGCCGTGTCAGGAAGGGCGATATCCTGGTGCGGTTCGATTGCGCAGAGCAGGCCGCGCGCCTGAACATGTCGGAAGCGGAGCTGCTGTCGGCCAGGGAAACGAACGCCAGCAAGCAGGAGCTCAAGGCGTATCGCTCGGCCAGTGAGCTGGACGTGCGGCTGGCGCAGGCCGCCGTGACCAAGGCGCAGGCCCAGGTCAATGTGGTCAAGGCGCAGATGGGCTACTGCAGTATCAGCGCACCGTTCAGCGCACGGCTGGTCAAGCTGCGGGTGCGCGCCCACGAAACGGTGGCGGCAGGCCAGCCCCTGCTGGACCTGGTGGACAACAGCAGCTTCCGCTTCCAGCTGCATGTGCCGTCGCGCTGGCTCAGCTGGCTGGGGGAGGGCACCGCTTTCAATATCACGGTCGATGAAACCGGCAAGACTTACCCGGCCAAGGTCAAGGTAATCAATGGCCGCGTGGACCCGGCCAGCCGTACGGTCGAACTGACCGGTGTCATCGCGGGCAAGCATCCCGAACTGATTGCCGGCATGAGCGGGAGCGCCAGGTTCAATGAGCGCTGA